The Aedes aegypti strain LVP_AGWG chromosome 3, AaegL5.0 Primary Assembly, whole genome shotgun sequence genome contains a region encoding:
- the LOC5575416 gene encoding ER membrane protein complex subunit 2, with translation MSYNIDEMSWSDVRNIFRKWRDDNERKSEDVIQLWDAILCDKQTKLGNERHLVLEQVMIAALDCNRIETAEDCIRILTAEFPGSLRIQKYKAMLLEALERYDDALDVLEQIIKKDETNAAPRKRKVAIYKAQGRTADAIRELCDYMKRFMSDQEGWHELCSLYLAEGEYAKAAFCMEEVLLHNPHSHLIHQRLADIRYTMGGLDNIEIAKSYYCQAVKLNNQNLRALYGLFLCCGHIANSKAPLNKRKEAQKLAQWTIGQIQAKTASHAAVLAKGGKSSEKQPKEDVAALEQAFGGLEIAKAN, from the exons ATGTCGTACAACATAGACGAGATGAGCTGGTCAG ATGTTCGGAATATCTTCCGAAAGTGGCGTGATGATAACGAGCGCAAGAGCGAAGACGTGATTCAGCTGTGGGATGCAATTCTGTGCGACAAGCAGACCAAACTGGGCAACGAGCGTCACTTGGTTCTGGAACAGGTGATGATTGCGGCACTCGATTGTAATCGGATAGAAACGGCCGAAGATTGCATCCGGATACTGACGGCGGAGTTCCCGGGAAGTCTGCGGATTCAAAAGTACAAGGCCATGCTGCTGGAGGCGCTGGAACGCTACGATGATGCGTTGGATGTTCTGGAACAGATTATCAAAAAGGACGAAACTAATGCGGCACCGCGGAAGCGGAAGGTGGCAATTTACAAGGCACAGGGAAGAACTGCAGACGCGATTCGGGAACTGTGCGACTACATGAAGCGGTTTATGTCCGACCAGGAAGGATGGCACGAGCTGTGCAGTCTGTATCTGGCTGAGGGAGAATACGCAAAAGCGGCCTTCTGCATGGAGGAAGTTCTGCTGCATAATCCGCACAGCCACTTGATCCATCAAAGACTGGCGGATATTCGCTATACGATG GGTGGACTCGATAATATTGAAATCGCAAAGTCGTACTACTGTCAAGCCGTTAAGCTGAACAATCAAAACCTGCGAGCGCTTTACGGTTTATTCTTG TGTTGTGGACACATAGCCAACTCTAAAGCCCCTCTCAACAAACGGAAAGAAGCCCAGAAGCTGGCGCAATGGACGATCGGTCAGATACAGGCAAAAACGGCGAGTCATGCTGCTGTCTTAGCAAAGGGTGGCAAATCATCCGAGAAACAACCCAAAGAAGACGTGGCCGCTCTCGAGCAAGCCTTCGGTGGACTGGAAATAGCCAAAGCAAATTGA